The following coding sequences lie in one Flavobacteriales bacterium genomic window:
- a CDS encoding type IX secretion system membrane protein PorP/SprF, which translates to MTRVMIIILSVITGQAAIAQQTFQHTLFRNQLLGLNPAIAGTQDHIPLALTHRSQWVGLEGAPSTQVFTVHGPATKKAGLGLTMINDQTGPAGTFSIQLSYAWKVKLTDTRTLSFGLAPALYQFSLDKSKLTTDQAGDPLLTGVNEKSISADVLAGVYFYDEKIAVGFSIPNLLRSEVFFGDALATERLPRHFILTASYSDTLNATWRFNPLAIGRYTPGAPAQGDLTLRGVYKETAWLGLGGRASTAKDKGEALLMQFGLDHGPYSIGYSYDYTLSTIGENSGGSHEILLRYRIPLCGQGKVRKKKEDDIVAPIAPTD; encoded by the coding sequence ATGACACGTGTAATGATCATCATTCTCAGTGTGATTACCGGTCAGGCCGCCATCGCGCAGCAAACTTTTCAGCACACCTTATTCAGGAATCAGTTACTGGGACTTAATCCAGCCATTGCCGGCACGCAGGATCATATCCCTCTGGCACTCACCCATCGCAGCCAGTGGGTTGGACTGGAAGGGGCTCCTTCAACACAAGTATTTACCGTGCACGGTCCTGCCACCAAAAAAGCGGGACTTGGCCTTACCATGATCAATGATCAGACAGGTCCGGCGGGAACATTTTCCATACAGCTTTCCTATGCATGGAAGGTAAAACTCACAGATACACGTACACTGTCTTTCGGATTGGCACCTGCCTTGTATCAATTCAGCCTGGATAAATCGAAACTCACCACCGACCAGGCTGGAGATCCTTTACTCACTGGCGTCAATGAGAAAAGCATTTCCGCCGACGTATTGGCTGGCGTATATTTTTATGATGAAAAAATCGCTGTAGGATTCTCCATACCAAATCTTTTGAGAAGTGAAGTATTCTTCGGAGACGCACTTGCCACCGAACGGTTGCCACGTCATTTCATCCTCACCGCCTCTTACAGCGATACCCTGAACGCCACCTGGAGGTTTAACCCGTTGGCTATCGGACGTTACACGCCCGGCGCCCCGGCACAAGGTGATCTCACCCTTCGTGGCGTGTATAAGGAAACGGCATGGCTGGGACTCGGAGGACGGGCCAGCACAGCGAAAGACAAAGGAGAAGCATTGCTCATGCAGTTTGGCCTGGACCACGGCCCTTATAGCATCGGCTACAGCTATGATTATACCCTTTCTACCATAGGTGAAAACAGCGGCGGCAGCCATGAGATTCTGCTTCGGTATCGCATTCCCCTTTGTGGACAAGGAAAAGTGAGGAAAAAGAAAGAAGACGACATTGTGGCGCCCATAGCGCCAACAGATTAA
- a CDS encoding T9SS type A sorting domain-containing protein encodes MKKLYALATASFLVVASYAQIGVNLGFPERGGTYIDVVKENYRWTDLNTNQDLTSANTDAQGWPEVDARYVIDWRPVAEWSSSIDDPEVYRIDVNGTYKCSFTGQASVNGTVGGQVQNLVYDSNSNTTTFDFVISGAQGANYGFVLIDFTNTKRTASSATNTGFTDFKMLRPGYTNDDNLFLDEFLAMLDDVNFTSIRYMNFTGTNGSDPDYPATSEWVDRKLPTDASQVAVSTIGKQVGACWEDVIRLANRTQTDPWINVPISASADYITKLAQLLKDSLDSGLNIYVESSNEVWNTAPGFEQSLYNQAWAQDLGIGEQENHARRAVQLAQAFEGVFGTGSLNNRIRVVLCSHEPMLKWWVEPMLQYINTNFGTPSGYIYSIACQTYFSGGANSGEDTTKILDDCHASITSQIDDQGVNEAGRIQWIAKAAAWNLPGGFSSYEGGPDHGGGSTTNIANRILAERTLRMCEEMRYNLDDAFIQLGGKLAMHFTLTSSYNRYGCWGLTDDVKVPHRNFKYQCIKDLLNPTSVDETISPDFHMAIFPNPASGVVNIRLSVPEMASVNLVLNDLAGHIVRRLTAVQTSAGQQVSMDVNDLPEGMYFITCQSENQMVVGKMVIQR; translated from the coding sequence ATGAAAAAACTCTACGCCCTCGCTACCGCTTCCTTTTTGGTGGTAGCTTCCTATGCACAGATTGGTGTGAATCTTGGCTTTCCCGAAAGGGGGGGCACATACATCGATGTGGTCAAAGAAAACTACCGCTGGACAGACCTTAACACAAACCAGGACCTTACCTCGGCCAATACCGATGCACAAGGCTGGCCGGAAGTTGATGCCCGCTACGTGATTGACTGGCGACCGGTAGCTGAATGGTCTTCATCCATTGATGACCCGGAAGTCTATCGGATTGATGTGAACGGAACCTATAAGTGTTCTTTTACCGGACAGGCTTCCGTAAATGGTACGGTGGGTGGACAGGTGCAGAACCTCGTTTATGACAGCAACAGCAATACCACGACGTTCGATTTTGTGATATCCGGCGCACAGGGAGCGAATTATGGCTTTGTTCTGATCGACTTTACCAATACCAAACGCACAGCCAGCTCCGCCACAAATACCGGTTTCACGGATTTCAAGATGTTGCGACCTGGTTATACGAATGACGATAACCTTTTCCTGGATGAGTTCCTGGCCATGTTGGATGATGTGAACTTCACATCCATTCGTTACATGAACTTTACCGGAACCAATGGCAGTGACCCGGATTATCCTGCCACTTCGGAATGGGTGGACCGCAAGCTTCCAACGGATGCTTCTCAGGTAGCGGTGTCTACCATCGGCAAACAGGTAGGGGCGTGCTGGGAGGATGTGATCCGCCTGGCTAACCGGACCCAAACGGATCCCTGGATCAATGTGCCGATTTCCGCATCTGCCGACTATATTACCAAACTGGCGCAATTGCTCAAGGATAGTCTCGACAGTGGGCTCAATATTTATGTGGAAAGCAGCAATGAAGTATGGAACACCGCACCGGGTTTCGAGCAGAGCTTATATAACCAGGCGTGGGCACAGGATCTCGGAATCGGAGAACAAGAGAATCATGCCAGACGTGCCGTTCAGCTGGCGCAGGCTTTTGAAGGTGTATTCGGTACCGGAAGTCTCAATAACCGCATCCGTGTTGTACTGTGTAGTCATGAACCCATGCTGAAGTGGTGGGTGGAGCCCATGTTGCAATACATCAATACCAACTTTGGAACACCCTCCGGTTACATTTATTCGATTGCCTGTCAAACATACTTCAGCGGCGGCGCCAATTCCGGAGAGGACACGACCAAGATCCTGGATGACTGCCACGCGAGTATCACAAGCCAGATAGATGATCAGGGGGTGAATGAAGCAGGCAGAATACAGTGGATCGCGAAAGCAGCAGCATGGAATCTTCCCGGTGGCTTCAGTTCATATGAGGGTGGCCCCGATCACGGTGGCGGGAGCACCACCAACATAGCCAATCGTATCCTGGCAGAACGGACCCTGCGCATGTGTGAGGAGATGCGCTACAATCTTGACGATGCATTTATTCAACTCGGCGGAAAACTGGCCATGCACTTTACCCTCACCAGCAGTTATAACAGGTATGGTTGCTGGGGACTGACCGATGACGTGAAGGTGCCTCACCGTAACTTCAAATACCAATGCATTAAAGATCTGCTAAATCCCACCTCGGTGGATGAAACGATAAGCCCCGACTTCCACATGGCCATCTTCCCAAATCCCGCATCCGGTGTGGTGAATATCCGACTGAGTGTTCCGGAAATGGCCTCAGTGAATCTGGTGCTCAATGACCTTGCCGGACATATCGTAAGACGGCTGACGGCTGTGCAGACTTCCGCCGGCCAACAGGTTTCCATGGATGTAAACGATCTTCCGGAGGGAATGTATTTCATCACATGTCAATCAGAAAATCAAATGGTGGTTGGTAAAATGGTAATACAACGGTAG
- a CDS encoding DUF2911 domain-containing protein: MNTRYLFILLIALAQGVYAQEQTFEVPATNSRSTVTQRLAATDIEVAYNRPNVKGRVIFGDLVPYGKVWRTGSDASTKITFSTSVWFNGLKVNSGTYELFTIPGKDEWTIILQQNKSQWGSYSYNQENDVLRTTVKANALHDMVETFTIGFGDIMSNSAILALSWENVMVPVKITVDLKETVLPQLEVSLQKEGKKPYFKAAMFYFENNLGIDRAAELMAMAIKENPDHIGMLYRQALILERKGDVNEAIAASEHSLEQAQKAPEELKTEYIKLNTVLLTRLRGR, from the coding sequence ATGAATACCCGATACCTTTTCATCCTGTTAATCGCATTGGCACAAGGTGTTTATGCACAGGAACAGACCTTTGAAGTCCCGGCTACCAACAGCCGCAGCACCGTTACACAACGCCTGGCAGCCACCGATATAGAAGTTGCATACAACAGACCCAATGTCAAAGGGCGTGTGATTTTCGGAGATCTGGTGCCTTATGGTAAAGTATGGCGAACCGGATCTGATGCGAGCACAAAAATCACTTTTTCAACCAGTGTTTGGTTTAATGGGTTGAAGGTAAATTCAGGGACGTATGAACTTTTCACTATTCCAGGCAAGGATGAGTGGACCATCATCCTTCAGCAAAACAAATCCCAGTGGGGTTCCTACTCTTACAACCAGGAGAATGATGTCCTCAGAACAACCGTCAAAGCCAATGCTCTTCACGACATGGTAGAGACCTTCACCATAGGATTCGGAGATATCATGTCAAACAGCGCCATTCTTGCATTGTCCTGGGAAAATGTCATGGTTCCCGTGAAGATCACTGTTGATCTGAAAGAGACCGTGCTTCCACAATTGGAGGTTAGTCTGCAAAAGGAGGGTAAAAAGCCCTACTTCAAAGCCGCCATGTTTTACTTTGAGAATAACCTGGGTATCGACAGGGCCGCCGAACTGATGGCCATGGCGATCAAGGAAAACCCTGACCATATCGGTATGCTTTACCGGCAGGCGTTGATACTGGAACGAAAAGGAGATGTTAATGAGGCCATTGCGGCTTCAGAACATTCGCTTGAACAGGCTCAAAAAGCTCCGGAAGAATTAAAGACAGAGTATATCAAATTGAATACTGTACTCCTTACAAGGCTGAGAGGGCGGTAG
- a CDS encoding mechanosensitive ion channel family protein, whose product MVHTTNAQSPEPRVETSSPYKTILTHLTYLQPENYQPNLAAKALNTDQGVDAERLAVQLKQVLDGEGLWVDPDRIPKNPNYVDSITGLSRYVLFKEHPDIFVEKVNGQWLYSQRTVEVIPGLHKSIYPFGSDFLMRLFPDHSHKVYLGLKVWQHLGILLLIILCVVIHKLLSLFIRAILVRVARKTYHLETNLKMALVAARPLSLLVITLLLVFLVPVLQLPIALNKYVVVIINALTPLFGTIFLYRLVDLVAVYFEKMAERTENTLDDQLIPLIKKSLKIFIILTGSLFVLQQLNFNVTTILAGLSIGGLAFALAAQDTIKNLFGSLMIFLDRPFQIGDWIKSGDIDGTVEEVGFRSTRVRTFANSLVYVPNGQIADSTVDNLGRRVYRRFKTTIGVTYDTPPALIQAFTDGLKQLVANHPGTRKDYVEIHLNDFAGSSLNILFYIFFDVPTWSEELKARHEIILGIIELADTLGVQFAFPTQTLHVENFPGKESLSPKYMTNPDEIRDKAVRYLKAYREKVGK is encoded by the coding sequence ATGGTTCATACGACAAATGCCCAGTCGCCGGAACCCAGGGTGGAAACTTCCAGTCCGTACAAGACCATCCTGACCCACCTGACCTATCTTCAGCCGGAGAACTACCAACCCAACCTGGCAGCCAAGGCCCTTAATACAGACCAGGGGGTTGATGCCGAACGATTGGCCGTTCAACTCAAGCAAGTGCTGGATGGCGAAGGCTTATGGGTAGATCCTGACCGGATTCCCAAAAACCCTAATTATGTTGACTCCATTACCGGACTCTCCAGGTATGTACTTTTCAAAGAGCATCCGGATATTTTTGTAGAGAAAGTGAACGGCCAATGGTTGTATAGCCAGCGTACTGTAGAAGTGATACCCGGACTGCATAAGAGTATCTATCCTTTCGGAAGTGATTTCCTGATGCGCTTGTTTCCCGACCATAGCCATAAGGTTTATCTGGGCCTGAAGGTTTGGCAACACCTGGGAATCCTCTTGCTCATCATTCTTTGTGTGGTTATCCATAAACTGCTCAGCCTATTCATTCGTGCCATTCTGGTGCGTGTGGCAAGAAAAACATATCACCTCGAGACGAATCTCAAAATGGCGCTGGTTGCGGCGCGTCCGCTAAGTCTTCTGGTGATTACGCTGCTACTGGTATTTCTTGTACCGGTTCTTCAACTACCCATTGCCCTGAACAAGTACGTGGTGGTCATCATCAATGCACTGACACCCCTCTTCGGAACCATTTTCCTGTACCGCCTGGTGGATCTTGTCGCTGTCTATTTTGAGAAGATGGCAGAGCGTACGGAAAACACGCTTGATGATCAGCTGATCCCTCTTATCAAGAAGTCGCTGAAGATCTTCATCATCCTCACCGGATCGCTGTTCGTGCTTCAGCAGCTGAACTTCAATGTGACCACGATCCTGGCAGGACTGTCCATCGGTGGACTTGCCTTTGCGCTCGCAGCGCAGGACACCATCAAGAACCTGTTCGGCTCGTTGATGATCTTCCTGGACCGGCCGTTTCAGATCGGCGACTGGATCAAGTCAGGTGACATAGATGGAACCGTAGAGGAAGTAGGTTTCCGCTCAACGCGTGTGCGCACCTTCGCTAATTCTCTGGTGTATGTGCCAAACGGACAAATTGCAGATAGCACGGTAGATAACCTGGGACGCAGGGTATACCGGCGTTTCAAGACGACCATCGGCGTAACCTATGACACACCTCCTGCCCTGATTCAGGCATTCACAGATGGACTTAAACAACTCGTGGCCAATCATCCGGGTACGCGAAAGGACTATGTGGAGATCCACCTGAATGACTTCGCCGGATCATCGCTCAACATACTTTTCTACATTTTCTTCGACGTACCCACATGGTCGGAAGAACTCAAGGCCCGTCACGAGATCATACTGGGCATCATAGAACTGGCGGATACCCTCGGTGTGCAATTCGCCTTCCCCACCCAAACCCTTCACGTGGAAAATTTCCCCGGCAAAGAATCTCTTTCCCCCAAATACATGACCAACCCGGACGAGATACGGGATAAGGCGGTGAGGTATTTGAAGGCGTATAGGGAGAAGGTTGGTAAGTAG
- a CDS encoding SpoIIE family protein phosphatase yields the protein MEAFRYKEFIKNTCFFLLLLCGCLLPTEGRAQFHNESILMISNYSPELMQVDSTTGTKSYYPALAQNHSIVQDNRGIMYFGNQEGVLEYDGSRWNKITVGDDYLVKSLARDSSGRVLVGSLSEFGYLKPDEKGDLRYESLLPLLKSEEKDFREVWRIISVKEGAWFQSNERVFFWDGKIIRSWKANTEFHKIYGIKDQVFVYQDTLGLYQLTPNGPALVCGDPMVKQSLEAMVSLDDKRILAVTKTSEFYLIDKSKWTVKPFPCEASGLLKDSRVYNMMLLNDRYISLGTWGDGIVIIDKEGNVLSVLSKKVGLQDGIINGQYLGNNGNLWLALSKGIARIDINSPISVFDDRNGLEGTVQDVTRFRGALYAGTLSGVFRLETAEQQMSGEKQTFSQAHFVPIKELRTECWGMITLNIDGKERMLLAMYDGIYEMDPKGQVHVLNESEPWNFCQSKSDPNRVFVGLNDGISSIYWNGSQWDDEGRIPGVTETVFNISVDNKGNLWLGTMGSGVIRMKDTKPSSVTESEISRFGVKNGLEYTGDPFYIEELNGRMLFGTYSGLFEFNEASEIFTRSETLGMQFFKPLHGDTMGVHRMKMDPLNNMWVVSVYKNKAKIEMGFVIPRDGKNAQWVSGPFKSISKKINHAIYHDPYGVTWIGGEGGLYRFDGKMEKDYHRPYSAFVRKVSLISGGNIFLGANYDEDGHVITQQPEDLVPVLTPDRNSLKFEFSAAQFEQEEGLMFSYKLDGMDSKWSDWVTDPSKEYTYIREGTYTFRVKARNIYEQESAEAVYKFEILPPWYRTTWAYTGYVLAFIAFVYGAVTVSTRSLKSVIRERTAEVVKQKELVEEKNRDILDSIRYAKRIQEAILPPQDWVARNIPDTFILYKPKDIVSGDFYYMRKVTMREAAGDKDVFMIAAVDCTGHGVPGAFMSIVGHNSLNQAISVKGIHRPADVLDYINHFVTESLSQERGESTVRDGMDISLCMLDLKNRRMEFAGAFNPIYIIRNGELLETKGDKHPVGGYVDDMMMHFTNHSFELKKGDCIYIFSDGYADQFGGPEGKKFKYKAFKELLLDIRDRPMPEQGKVLDGVITDWMGDLEQVDDICVIGIRV from the coding sequence ATGGAAGCGTTCCGTTACAAAGAATTCATAAAGAATACGTGTTTTTTCCTCCTCCTGCTGTGCGGTTGTTTGTTGCCAACGGAGGGAAGGGCACAGTTTCACAATGAGTCCATACTCATGATCTCCAATTATTCGCCGGAGTTGATGCAGGTGGATTCTACAACAGGAACCAAATCCTACTACCCGGCGCTTGCCCAGAACCACAGTATTGTTCAGGATAATCGGGGTATCATGTATTTCGGAAATCAGGAAGGGGTACTCGAATACGATGGTTCGCGATGGAATAAAATCACTGTGGGTGATGATTACCTGGTCAAATCCCTGGCTAGGGATTCCTCCGGCCGTGTACTGGTGGGATCGTTGAGTGAGTTCGGTTACCTGAAGCCCGATGAAAAGGGCGACCTCCGGTATGAGTCGCTTCTTCCACTGCTAAAAAGCGAAGAGAAAGATTTCAGGGAAGTGTGGCGCATTATCTCCGTTAAAGAAGGCGCATGGTTTCAATCCAATGAACGGGTCTTCTTCTGGGATGGAAAAATTATCCGGTCATGGAAAGCAAACACGGAGTTCCATAAGATTTACGGCATAAAGGATCAGGTATTTGTTTATCAGGACACTCTGGGCCTTTACCAACTTACACCAAATGGCCCCGCACTTGTATGTGGCGATCCGATGGTAAAACAGAGCCTTGAAGCCATGGTGTCTCTGGATGACAAACGCATTCTGGCCGTTACCAAAACATCGGAGTTTTATTTGATCGATAAAAGCAAGTGGACCGTTAAGCCTTTTCCGTGTGAAGCATCCGGGCTGCTTAAAGACAGCCGTGTTTACAATATGATGTTGTTGAACGACCGGTACATTTCATTGGGAACCTGGGGTGATGGCATTGTTATTATTGACAAGGAAGGAAATGTTCTTAGCGTTCTCAGCAAAAAAGTGGGCTTGCAGGATGGAATTATCAACGGGCAATATCTTGGCAACAACGGCAATCTCTGGCTCGCCCTTTCAAAGGGGATCGCACGCATAGATATTAATTCACCGATCTCTGTTTTTGACGACCGCAATGGGCTGGAGGGAACCGTTCAGGATGTGACCAGATTCAGAGGCGCACTCTATGCCGGTACATTGTCTGGCGTATTCCGACTGGAGACCGCAGAGCAACAAATGTCAGGGGAAAAGCAGACTTTCAGTCAGGCACATTTTGTTCCCATCAAAGAGTTGAGAACGGAATGCTGGGGAATGATTACGCTGAATATCGATGGAAAGGAACGCATGCTGCTGGCGATGTATGATGGCATATATGAAATGGATCCGAAGGGTCAGGTTCATGTGCTGAATGAATCTGAACCCTGGAATTTCTGTCAGTCAAAATCAGATCCAAACCGGGTATTTGTCGGACTAAATGATGGTATATCATCTATCTATTGGAATGGTTCACAATGGGACGATGAGGGGCGAATCCCAGGTGTCACAGAAACCGTATTCAATATCTCGGTAGATAATAAAGGCAACCTGTGGCTGGGTACTATGGGGAGCGGGGTGATACGGATGAAGGATACAAAACCGTCATCCGTGACGGAATCAGAAATCTCACGTTTTGGGGTGAAGAACGGACTCGAGTATACCGGCGATCCATTTTATATCGAGGAGTTGAACGGCAGGATGTTATTCGGAACTTACTCCGGGTTGTTTGAGTTCAATGAAGCTTCGGAAATTTTTACGCGTTCAGAGACCCTGGGAATGCAGTTCTTCAAGCCATTGCATGGAGATACCATGGGTGTTCACCGGATGAAGATGGACCCTTTGAATAACATGTGGGTGGTGAGCGTGTATAAAAACAAAGCAAAAATTGAGATGGGCTTTGTGATTCCACGGGATGGTAAAAATGCCCAGTGGGTGAGCGGTCCGTTCAAATCCATTTCCAAGAAAATTAATCACGCTATTTACCACGACCCATACGGCGTTACCTGGATAGGGGGAGAGGGTGGACTTTACCGGTTCGATGGCAAGATGGAGAAGGATTACCATAGGCCATACTCGGCTTTCGTGCGGAAAGTATCCCTGATCAGCGGAGGTAATATTTTTCTGGGAGCCAACTATGATGAGGATGGACATGTGATCACGCAGCAACCCGAAGACCTGGTGCCGGTGCTGACTCCTGATCGTAATTCTTTGAAGTTCGAGTTTTCTGCGGCACAATTTGAGCAGGAGGAAGGACTTATGTTCAGTTACAAGCTGGATGGAATGGATAGTAAGTGGTCCGACTGGGTGACGGATCCATCCAAAGAGTATACATACATCCGGGAGGGGACATATACGTTCAGGGTCAAGGCGCGAAATATTTATGAGCAGGAAAGTGCAGAAGCGGTTTATAAATTTGAGATACTTCCGCCATGGTATCGCACGACCTGGGCATATACCGGATACGTTCTGGCATTCATTGCATTTGTTTATGGCGCCGTGACCGTCTCCACCAGAAGCCTGAAATCAGTGATCAGGGAGCGCACCGCGGAAGTTGTCAAGCAAAAGGAACTGGTGGAAGAAAAGAACCGCGATATCCTGGATAGCATTCGTTATGCGAAGAGAATACAGGAAGCTATTCTTCCGCCTCAGGATTGGGTGGCACGAAACATACCGGATACCTTTATACTCTACAAGCCGAAGGATATTGTCAGTGGAGATTTTTACTACATGAGAAAGGTGACCATGCGCGAAGCAGCCGGAGATAAGGATGTCTTCATGATTGCTGCCGTGGATTGTACCGGTCATGGGGTTCCCGGTGCATTTATGAGCATCGTCGGACACAACAGTCTGAACCAGGCGATTTCAGTGAAAGGAATTCACCGCCCGGCGGATGTGCTTGACTATATCAATCACTTCGTAACGGAATCCCTCAGTCAGGAGCGGGGAGAATCTACAGTACGCGATGGTATGGATATATCCCTCTGTATGCTGGACCTGAAGAACCGCCGGATGGAGTTTGCCGGCGCATTTAACCCGATCTATATTATCAGAAACGGAGAGCTGTTGGAGACCAAAGGAGATAAGCACCCGGTTGGAGGGTACGTGGATGATATGATGATGCACTTCACAAACCATTCCTTTGAATTGAAGAAGGGTGATTGCATTTACATTTTCTCGGACGGTTACGCCGATCAGTTTGGCGGCCCTGAGGGAAAGAAGTTCAAATACAAGGCGTTCAAAGAACTACTGCTCGATATCCGGGATCGCCCCATGCCGGAACAAGGAAAGGTGCTTGACGGGGTCATTACAGACTGGATGGGCGATCTGGAGCAGGTGGATGATATTTGCGTCATCGGCATCAGGGTCTGA
- a CDS encoding T9SS type A sorting domain-containing protein, giving the protein MRDYTRRIFVAGCISALSFTSFAQSQPPAPELCLVTVDLTNTCIVVWEKTPGLGIDRYVIWKDDGQGVFSRLDSVDYAEYSEYRDLKSTPDKGPVSYKLSYIDSLGNESAQSAVHSTMHLSLSIGTSNQMQCMWMPYVGFNFEFFRLWEGSTLNPMAVSKDSIDSKDRMIEDWTLDMNSTILYYMVEVDHPVGCTIEKGKTKNYNNSRSNKSGIATPPDPPQGIYEWEVNQPRLFPNPITGTTINLQVSDVTYAPETVRIFDLEGKTLAVFRPAAGTLTQTFELPEQLPAGTYFIIMETPAGAFTEKVAVSSF; this is encoded by the coding sequence ATGCGCGATTATACCCGTAGAATTTTTGTGGCAGGATGTATCTCAGCCCTTTCATTCACATCCTTTGCTCAAAGCCAACCGCCTGCACCGGAATTATGCCTTGTGACGGTGGACCTGACCAACACCTGTATCGTGGTTTGGGAGAAGACCCCGGGCCTGGGCATAGACCGTTATGTGATTTGGAAGGACGACGGACAGGGTGTTTTTTCCAGGCTGGATTCCGTGGATTACGCAGAATACAGTGAGTACCGGGACCTCAAATCCACTCCCGACAAAGGCCCGGTATCTTATAAGTTGTCCTATATTGATAGTCTCGGGAATGAATCGGCGCAAAGTGCTGTTCATTCCACCATGCATCTGTCACTAAGCATTGGCACCAGCAATCAGATGCAATGCATGTGGATGCCATATGTAGGATTTAATTTTGAATTTTTCAGGCTTTGGGAAGGATCTACCTTGAATCCTATGGCGGTGTCAAAAGATTCAATTGATAGCAAAGACAGGATGATCGAGGACTGGACCCTGGATATGAATTCAACCATCCTGTATTATATGGTCGAGGTAGACCACCCGGTGGGATGCACCATTGAAAAGGGGAAGACAAAGAATTACAACAACTCCAGGTCTAATAAGAGCGGCATCGCCACACCACCGGATCCACCACAAGGGATATACGAATGGGAGGTAAATCAGCCAAGACTTTTTCCAAACCCGATCACCGGAACTACCATTAATCTGCAGGTTTCCGATGTGACTTATGCGCCGGAAACCGTCCGCATATTTGATCTGGAAGGAAAGACATTGGCCGTTTTTCGTCCGGCCGCCGGAACGCTAACGCAAACATTTGAGCTTCCGGAACAACTTCCGGCAGGTACGTACTTTATTATCATGGAAACGCCCGCCGGAGCCTTTACGGAGAAGGTTGCGGTTTCTAGTTTCTAG
- a CDS encoding gliding motility-associated C-terminal domain-containing protein — protein sequence MKKLLSAVALLIASSAVAQITITRDDMPNAGDKVTLSVQTQLSGFNPQLTGAGMTWDYTTLVPDSQRYQTFPLAASTPYFYFTFISDYGTRNYNPDDLPFSLLGTPPENAYYFFRENASTFQVVGEGLTVSGQALPVFYNSPDFVYLFPLNYGNKDSANSGYTLSLPNMGYFGKKQKRVNQVDGWGTLQLPFGTFETVRVHSTLYVTDSIFLDTLGFGFNIPLPIVHEYKWLAKGGKVPILQINTTESLLGGGIQTVTDVIYQDSSYMEFQVEVDAYRTCPYEENGSAEVIARSGKSPYSYQWSNGATTPAIYDLGEGIYSVTVTDAYGQVRTASDTVLSTVSQLSCLNFPTAFTPNEDGINDVWRIRGIQEFPDVNVAIYNRWGSLVFRSTGYSKPWDGRYGDTKVPPGVYYYFIRMESGQEFQGNVTVIY from the coding sequence ATGAAGAAACTATTATCGGCAGTGGCTTTGCTGATTGCAAGCTCAGCAGTCGCACAGATAACGATTACGCGAGATGACATGCCCAATGCGGGCGATAAGGTCACGTTAAGTGTTCAAACACAACTGTCAGGATTTAATCCGCAATTGACAGGAGCAGGCATGACGTGGGATTACACCACGCTGGTGCCAGACTCTCAGAGGTATCAGACCTTTCCCCTGGCTGCGTCAACCCCCTACTTCTATTTTACATTTATCTCCGATTATGGCACGCGGAATTACAATCCGGATGACCTTCCGTTTTCACTACTGGGTACACCACCTGAAAATGCCTACTACTTCTTCCGCGAGAATGCCAGCACTTTTCAGGTAGTAGGTGAAGGGTTGACCGTAAGCGGACAGGCACTTCCCGTTTTTTATAACTCCCCTGATTTTGTTTATCTGTTCCCGTTGAATTACGGGAACAAAGATTCCGCCAATTCCGGCTACACCCTGTCATTACCAAACATGGGGTATTTTGGAAAAAAACAGAAGAGGGTTAACCAGGTGGATGGATGGGGTACACTTCAACTTCCTTTCGGCACTTTCGAGACGGTACGTGTTCATTCTACACTGTATGTTACTGACTCCATATTTCTGGATACCCTCGGCTTCGGATTCAACATCCCGTTGCCCATCGTTCATGAATACAAGTGGCTTGCCAAGGGCGGAAAGGTACCCATACTTCAGATTAACACAACGGAATCACTGCTGGGTGGTGGCATACAAACCGTAACTGACGTCATCTATCAGGACAGTTCATATATGGAATTCCAGGTGGAAGTAGATGCATACCGCACATGTCCTTACGAGGAGAATGGCAGTGCCGAGGTCATTGCCCGTTCAGGAAAATCACCTTATTCATATCAATGGTCCAACGGTGCTACAACACCTGCCATCTATGATCTTGGTGAGGGCATATATTCTGTAACGGTAACAGATGCATACGGACAAGTGCGTACGGCATCCGATACTGTACTCAGCACCGTCAGCCAACTCTCTTGCCTGAACTTTCCCACCGCCTTCACGCCTAATGAAGATGGGATCAACGATGTCTGGCGTATTCGCGGTATCCAGGAATTCCCCGATGTGAATGTAGCAATATATAACCGATGGGGGTCATTGGTATTCAGATCCACCGGATACAGCAAACCATGGGACGGACGCTACGGTGATACAAAGGTGCCACCCGGTGTCTACTATTACTTTATCCGGATGGAAAGCGGTCAGGAGTTTCAGGGAAATGTAACTGTGATCTATTAA